In one Macaca fascicularis isolate 582-1 chromosome 6, T2T-MFA8v1.1 genomic region, the following are encoded:
- the LOC135971179 gene encoding double homeobox protein 4C-like has product MALPTPGDGALPAGARGRGRRRRLVWTPSQREALRACFERNPYPGIATREELAQAIGIPEPRVQIWFQNERSRQLRQHRRESRPWPGKRGPQEGRRKRTAVTRSQTALLLRAFQQDRFPGIATREELARETGLPESRIQIWFQNRRARHPGQGGGAPAHAGGPGDAAPGGCPPAPSPVAFTHTGAWGTGLPAPHVPCAPWTLPPGAFVGQGAGAVAPLQPSQAAQAAGISHPAPAGGDWDFSYAALATPEGALSHPQTPRGWPPRPSQWRGDRDPQHHSLPGPCSVGQPGPAGAEPQGQGVLAPPTSQGSPWWGWGQGPQVAGAAWEPQVGAAPPPGPAPPEASAGQEQMQAIRAPSPPLQEPGRSSALPCSLLDELLETPEFLQQGQPLLETEAPTELQDVGEPALLEPLLLSDEEYRALLEEL; this is encoded by the coding sequence ATGGCTCTCCCGACACCCGGCGACGGCGCCCTCCCGGCGGGAGCCCGAGGACGAGGACGGCGAAGGAGACTCGTTTGGACCCCgagccagagggaggccctgcgagcctgctttgagcggaacccgtacccgggcatcgccaccagggaagagctggcccaggccatcggcattccggagcccagggtccagatttggtttcagaacgagAGATCGCGCCAGCTGAGGCAGCACCGGCGGGAATCTCGGCCCTGGCCCGGGAAACGCGGCCCGCAAGAAGGCAGGCGAAAGCGGACCGCCGTCACCCGGTCCCAGACCGCCCTGCTCCTGCGAGCCTTCCAGCAGGATCGCTTTCCAGGCATCGCCACCCGGGAAGAACTGGCCAGAGAGACGGGCCTCCCGGAGTCCCGgattcagatttggtttcagaaccggagggccaggcacccaggccagggtggcgGGGCACCGGCGCACGCAGGCGGCCCGGGCGACGCGGCCCCCGGCGGGTGTCCCCCCGCTCCCTCGCCGGTCGCCTTCACCCACACCGGGGCGTGGGGAACGGGGCTTCCCGCCCCCCACGTGCCCTGCGCGCCCTGGACTCTCCCACCGGGGGCTTTcgtgggccagggagcaggggccgtcgccccgctgcagcccagccaggctgcgcAGGCAGCAGGGATCTCCCATCCCGCCCCGGCAGGCGGGGATTGGGATTTTTCCTACGCTGCCCTGGCGACTCCGGAAGGGGCgctctcccaccctcagactcCCCGGGGGTGGCCTCCGCGCCCGAGCCAATGGCGGGGGGATCGGGACCCGCAGCACCACAGCCTGCCGGGCCCTTGCTCGGTGGGACAGCCTGGGCCCGCTGGAGCTGAGCCGCAGGGCCAGGGTGTGCTGGCGCCGCCCACGTCCCAGGGGAGtccgtggtggggctggggccaggggccccAGGTCGCCGGGGCGGCGTGGGAGCCCCAAGTCGgggcagctccacctccggggcccGCGCCCCCGGAGGCCTCCGCGGGGCAGGAGCAGATGCAAGCCATCCGGGCGCCCTCCCCGCCGCTCCAGGAGCCTGGGCGCTCGTCTGCactcccctgcagcctgctggaTGAGCTCCTGGAGACCCCCGAGTTTCTGCAGCAGGGGCAACCTTTGCTGGAAACGGAGGCCCCGACGGAGCTGCAGGACGTGGGAGAGCCCGCTTTGCTGGAACCGCTACTCCTCAGCGACGAGGAGTACCGGGCTCTGCTGGAGGAGCTTTAG